A genomic region of Deinococcus sp. KSM4-11 contains the following coding sequences:
- a CDS encoding ABC transporter ATP-binding protein, whose translation MTGGNILDVQHVTKQFGGLTAVNDVTMTVPDRSIVSVIGPNGAGKTTFFNMITGIYTPTSGSIQLAGRELVGLRPDQVTEAGIARTFQNIRLFSTMSSEENIMVGRHSRLKSGFVDAVLRTKKFHDSEQEARDAARIMLDFVGLGKWRQELATNLPYGDQRKLEIARALATTPKLILLDEPAAGMNPRETEDLKALIRRIRDELGVTVCLIEHDMRLVMTLSEYITVLDYGSKISEGLPHQVRNDPRVMEAYLGRGAAAGEYGKEERPNA comes from the coding sequence ATGACGGGCGGCAATATCCTCGACGTCCAGCACGTCACCAAGCAGTTCGGTGGCCTGACTGCTGTGAACGACGTGACCATGACCGTTCCAGATCGCAGCATCGTGTCGGTAATCGGGCCGAACGGAGCGGGCAAGACCACCTTCTTCAACATGATCACCGGGATCTACACGCCGACCAGCGGCTCCATCCAGCTGGCCGGACGGGAACTAGTGGGCCTGCGCCCGGATCAGGTGACCGAGGCGGGCATCGCGCGCACCTTCCAGAACATCCGCCTGTTCTCCACCATGAGCAGCGAGGAGAACATCATGGTGGGCCGGCACTCGCGCCTGAAGAGCGGCTTCGTGGACGCCGTGCTGCGCACGAAGAAGTTCCACGACTCCGAACAGGAGGCCAGGGACGCGGCGCGGATCATGCTGGACTTCGTGGGACTGGGCAAGTGGCGCCAGGAATTGGCCACCAACCTGCCCTACGGCGACCAGCGCAAGCTGGAGATCGCCCGCGCGCTGGCCACCACGCCCAAGTTGATCCTGCTGGACGAACCGGCCGCCGGCATGAATCCCCGCGAGACCGAGGACCTCAAGGCGCTGATCCGCCGCATCCGGGACGAGCTGGGCGTGACGGTGTGCCTGATCGAGCACGACATGCGCCTCGTCATGACCCTGTCGGAGTACATCACAGTGCTGGATTACGGCAGCAAGATCAGCGAGGGCCTGCCGCATCAGGTTCGCAACGACCCGCGCGTGATGGAAGCGTACCTGGGCCGTGGCGCGGCGGCCGGCGAGTACGGGAAGGAGGAGCGACCGAATGCCTGA
- a CDS encoding ABC transporter ATP-binding protein codes for MPDPVNLAPKSAGAPMLELNDIHTYYGHIHALKGISLTVNEGEIVALIGGNGAGKTTTLRTISGMMKPRTGALTYKGQTIAGIPAHHIMQLGISHVPEGRRIFPQLSVRENLDVGAYTVTDRPTVEQRVQEGFGYFPRLKEREHQLGGTMSGGEQQMLAIARALMVAPKLLLLDEPSMGLSPLFVEAIFDIIEKLNREHGTTVLLVEQNANMALQIAHRAYVMQTGEIRLSGKASDIAQDESVRKAYLGDE; via the coding sequence ATGCCTGATCCCGTGAACCTTGCACCCAAGTCTGCCGGTGCGCCCATGCTGGAACTGAACGACATCCACACTTATTACGGACACATCCACGCACTCAAGGGCATCTCGCTGACCGTCAACGAGGGCGAGATCGTGGCCCTGATCGGCGGCAACGGGGCGGGCAAGACCACGACGCTGCGCACCATCAGCGGCATGATGAAGCCCCGCACGGGCGCGCTGACATACAAGGGCCAGACCATCGCGGGCATTCCCGCCCACCACATCATGCAGCTGGGGATTTCCCACGTGCCGGAGGGCCGCCGGATCTTCCCGCAGCTCTCGGTGCGCGAGAACCTGGATGTGGGCGCGTACACCGTGACGGACCGGCCCACGGTCGAGCAGCGCGTACAGGAGGGGTTCGGGTACTTCCCGCGCCTGAAGGAACGCGAGCACCAGCTGGGCGGCACCATGTCCGGCGGTGAGCAGCAGATGCTGGCCATCGCCCGCGCGCTGATGGTCGCGCCGAAACTGCTGCTGCTGGACGAGCCCTCGATGGGACTGTCGCCGTTGTTCGTGGAGGCGATCTTCGACATCATCGAGAAGCTGAACCGCGAACATGGCACCACCGTCCTGCTGGTCGAGCAGAACGCGAACATGGCCCTGCAGATCGCACACCGCGCATATGTGATGCAGACCGGGGAAATCCGCCTGTCGGGCAAGGCCTCGGATATCGCGCAGGACGAGAGCGTCCGCAAGGCGTACCTGGGCGACGAGTAA
- a CDS encoding lipocalin family protein, whose product MRALLSSALLLAVLTACVPAPMAFDPSFQPRPDAFGPNNANTEWWYASGVLPDSGLAFHWAQFKVNYRGTPYYTSHVAVTDLRGNTVTFVENSVQTARFAFPPLRLSQGDWTLSQQGSTYHLSAGPLNLTMTPTRAPVVHPPGYSGTPEVGRMYYQSITRLAVGGTVTVAGQPREARGTVWFDHQWGDQTPGRAALWDWYGLHLSDGSDLMLYRVRDTGGRVVQVAGSRIGADGVARAVPDLTMTPGRTWASPSGRTYTLEWTISAPSLTLTMRPFRDDQELLSKTTAIAYWEGPVRGSGTADGQPVTAEGMGEFIGGVLTRAENPALPVGRWTMGKDQGHLGQVGHSVTTDTPLNPQ is encoded by the coding sequence ATGCGTGCCCTGCTCTCCTCCGCCCTGCTGCTGGCCGTCCTGACTGCGTGCGTTCCAGCGCCGATGGCGTTCGACCCGTCCTTCCAGCCACGTCCGGACGCCTTCGGGCCGAACAACGCGAACACCGAGTGGTGGTACGCCTCGGGCGTGCTGCCGGACTCCGGGCTGGCCTTCCACTGGGCGCAGTTCAAGGTGAACTACCGTGGCACGCCGTACTACACCTCGCATGTGGCCGTGACAGATCTGCGGGGGAACACCGTGACTTTCGTGGAGAACAGCGTGCAGACAGCCAGGTTCGCGTTCCCACCCCTGAGATTGTCGCAGGGAGACTGGACGTTGAGCCAGCAGGGGTCGACCTACCACCTGTCGGCCGGGCCACTGAACCTGACCATGACGCCCACCAGGGCGCCGGTGGTTCACCCGCCCGGCTATTCGGGCACGCCGGAGGTGGGGAGGATGTACTACCAGAGCATCACCCGGCTGGCGGTCGGCGGCACGGTCACGGTGGCCGGGCAGCCGCGCGAGGCGAGGGGCACGGTGTGGTTTGACCACCAGTGGGGCGACCAGACGCCGGGCCGCGCGGCCCTGTGGGACTGGTACGGCCTGCACCTCTCGGACGGCTCCGATCTGATGCTCTACCGGGTGCGGGATACCGGTGGCAGGGTCGTGCAGGTGGCGGGTTCGCGGATCGGCGCGGACGGCGTGGCGCGGGCCGTGCCCGACCTGACCATGACACCGGGCCGGACATGGGCGAGCCCGAGCGGACGCACGTATACGCTGGAGTGGACGATCAGCGCGCCTTCCCTGACCCTGACGATGCGGCCGTTCCGAGATGACCAGGAGCTGCTGAGCAAAACCACGGCCATCGCCTACTGGGAAGGCCCGGTGCGCGGCTCCGGCACCGCCGACGGGCAGCCAGTGACGGCCGAGGGGATGGGCGAATTCATCGGTGGGGTGTTGACCCGCGCGGAGAACCCGGCCCTTCCTGTGGGCCGCTGGACGATGGGCAAAGATCAGGGACACCTAGGGCAGGTCGGACACTCTGTGACCACGGACACGCCGCTTAACCCGCAATAA
- the clpB gene encoding ATP-dependent chaperone ClpB, giving the protein MNPERFTEASAQAVAAAQQLAQASGQQNLTIYHILRTLLDNDTASRAITAAGGDLHSARTALDAELAKLPRVQGGVDQLYLDPALNRAFQKADTLAGQLGDAFVAADTLLLALRGEYRGKGLPSESDLNRAVNEGRKGKTVKNKSAEGQFDALNKYGTDLTQRARDGKFDPVIGRDEEIRRAMQILLRRTKNNPVLIGEPGVGKTAIAEGLASRIVSGDVPEGLKDKRIVSLEMGSLLAGAKYRGEFEERLKGVIDDVLASAGEIILFVDELHTIVGAGKTEGSPDAGNMLKPALARGELHLIGATTLDEYREIEKDSALERRFQPVFVDEPSVEDTISILRGIKDRYQVHHNVEITDPALVAAAQLSNRYITDRQLPDKAIDLIDESAARLRMVLESSPERVDQLERRKLQLEIEREALKREKDQDSLARLSDLEDALKKVSDELGDVRSRWQAEQGEVHALKAKRDALDQMRTDIERAKRDYDLQRAAELEYGKLPALEKEVSDLTAKLKGAEFAHTQVTEEDVAAVVSRWTGIPASKLMEGEREKLLRLEEGLHARVIGQDRAIVSVSDAIRRARAGLNDPNRPLGSFMFLGPTGVGKTELAKALAEFLFDSQDAMIRLDMSEYMEKHTVARLIGAPPGYVGYEEGGQLTEAVRRRPYSVLLLDEIEKAHPDVFNVLLQVLDDGRLTDGQGRTVDFRNTLIILTSNIGSPLILEMQHRGDEPDEIRDAVLGELQGHFRPEFLNRVDDIIVFDALTEADLTRIVEIQLGSLRKRLAERRVTLHLSDAAKARLAAIGYDPAFGARPLKRAISREIETPLAREILQGHVPDSSTLNVDYDGSHFQFGTAVLN; this is encoded by the coding sequence TTGAATCCCGAACGCTTCACCGAAGCCAGCGCCCAGGCCGTCGCCGCTGCGCAGCAGCTCGCGCAGGCCAGTGGCCAACAGAACCTCACCATCTACCACATTCTGCGTACCCTGCTCGACAACGACACGGCCTCGCGCGCCATCACCGCCGCCGGCGGTGACCTGCACTCCGCCCGCACAGCCCTGGACGCCGAACTCGCCAAGCTTCCGCGCGTGCAGGGTGGCGTGGATCAGCTGTACCTCGACCCGGCCCTCAACCGCGCGTTCCAGAAGGCCGACACCCTTGCAGGACAGCTCGGCGACGCCTTCGTGGCGGCCGACACGCTGCTGCTGGCGCTGCGCGGCGAGTACCGGGGCAAGGGCCTGCCCAGCGAGAGCGACCTGAACCGCGCCGTCAATGAGGGGCGCAAAGGAAAGACCGTGAAGAACAAATCCGCCGAAGGCCAGTTCGACGCCCTGAACAAATACGGCACGGACCTCACCCAGCGCGCCCGGGACGGCAAATTTGACCCCGTGATCGGTCGCGACGAGGAGATCCGCCGCGCCATGCAGATCCTGCTGCGGCGCACCAAGAACAACCCGGTGCTGATCGGGGAGCCCGGCGTGGGCAAGACGGCGATCGCGGAAGGACTCGCCAGCCGCATCGTGAGCGGCGACGTGCCCGAGGGCCTGAAGGACAAGCGCATCGTGTCGCTGGAAATGGGCAGCCTGCTGGCGGGCGCCAAGTACCGGGGTGAGTTCGAGGAGCGCCTCAAGGGCGTGATCGACGACGTGCTCGCGTCGGCCGGCGAGATCATCCTGTTCGTGGACGAGCTGCACACCATCGTCGGGGCCGGCAAGACCGAGGGCAGCCCGGACGCCGGGAACATGCTCAAGCCCGCCCTAGCCCGCGGCGAACTCCACCTGATCGGCGCGACCACCCTGGACGAGTACCGTGAGATCGAGAAGGACTCGGCGCTGGAACGCCGCTTCCAGCCGGTGTTTGTGGACGAACCCAGCGTGGAGGACACCATCAGCATCCTGCGCGGCATCAAGGACCGTTATCAGGTGCACCACAACGTCGAGATCACGGATCCGGCGCTGGTCGCCGCCGCGCAGCTCTCCAACCGCTACATCACGGACCGTCAGCTGCCCGACAAGGCCATTGACCTGATCGACGAGTCCGCCGCGCGGCTGCGGATGGTGCTGGAATCCAGCCCCGAGCGCGTGGATCAGCTCGAACGCCGCAAGCTCCAGCTGGAGATCGAACGCGAGGCCCTGAAGCGTGAGAAGGATCAGGACTCGCTGGCCCGCCTGAGCGACCTTGAGGACGCCCTGAAGAAGGTCTCGGACGAGCTGGGCGACGTCCGGTCGCGCTGGCAGGCCGAGCAGGGCGAGGTGCACGCCCTGAAGGCGAAGCGCGATGCCCTGGATCAGATGCGCACCGACATCGAGCGGGCCAAGCGCGACTACGACCTGCAACGCGCCGCCGAGCTGGAATACGGCAAGCTGCCGGCGCTGGAGAAGGAGGTCAGCGACCTCACCGCGAAGCTCAAGGGCGCGGAATTCGCCCACACCCAGGTGACCGAGGAGGACGTGGCCGCTGTGGTAAGTCGCTGGACTGGCATTCCCGCGAGCAAACTGATGGAGGGCGAGCGCGAGAAGCTGCTGCGCCTGGAAGAGGGCCTGCACGCCCGCGTGATCGGGCAGGATCGCGCCATCGTGAGCGTGTCGGACGCCATCCGCCGGGCGCGGGCCGGGCTGAACGACCCGAACCGCCCGCTGGGCAGCTTCATGTTCCTGGGGCCGACTGGGGTGGGCAAGACCGAGCTGGCCAAGGCGCTCGCGGAGTTCCTGTTCGACTCGCAGGACGCCATGATCCGCTTGGACATGAGCGAGTACATGGAGAAGCACACCGTGGCCCGCCTGATCGGGGCGCCTCCCGGCTACGTGGGTTACGAGGAGGGTGGCCAGCTGACCGAGGCCGTGCGCCGCCGGCCCTACTCCGTCCTGCTGCTGGACGAGATCGAGAAGGCCCACCCGGACGTGTTCAACGTGCTCCTGCAGGTGCTCGACGATGGCCGCCTGACAGACGGCCAGGGCCGCACGGTCGATTTCCGCAACACGCTGATCATCCTGACCAGCAACATCGGCAGCCCGCTGATCCTGGAAATGCAGCACCGGGGCGACGAGCCGGACGAGATCCGTGACGCCGTCCTGGGCGAACTCCAGGGCCACTTCCGCCCCGAGTTCCTGAACCGCGTGGACGACATCATCGTGTTCGACGCACTGACCGAGGCCGACCTGACCCGCATCGTGGAGATCCAGCTGGGCAGCCTGCGCAAGAGACTGGCCGAGCGCCGAGTGACGCTGCACCTCAGCGACGCCGCGAAGGCCCGCCTGGCCGCCATCGGCTACGACCCAGCCTTCGGTGCCCGGCCCCTGAAGCGCGCCATCTCCCGCGAGATCGAGACGCCGCTGGCCCGCGAGATCCTGCAGGGGCACGTGCCGGACTCCAGCACCCTGAACGTCGATTACGACGGCTCGCACTTCCAGTTCGGCACGGCCGTCCTGAACTGA
- a CDS encoding chromate transporter — protein MTVPPVSPAHPHTDARPDTEPTPTTLLRVFIGVALSGIGGGLPAHARRAMTTRRWLTDTQFAETYTLAQLTPGPNAVNLAAMIGARLCGPPGAFMAVMGILVPGLTTMLAAAALTLSGGTALPPVVQSGLRGAACAALAVMVSAVIPVVKVGLGVRGGLVLAGLTFVGLGVLRLNLLPVFAFLVGAGLILNRPRRTPPPQDDPHV, from the coding sequence ATGACGGTACCGCCGGTCTCCCCGGCCCACCCACACACGGACGCCCGGCCGGACACGGAGCCGACGCCGACCACCCTGCTGAGGGTTTTTATCGGCGTGGCCCTCTCTGGCATCGGCGGTGGCCTGCCCGCCCACGCCCGCCGGGCCATGACCACCCGCCGCTGGCTGACCGACACGCAGTTCGCGGAAACGTACACGCTGGCGCAGCTCACGCCCGGCCCGAATGCCGTGAACCTCGCCGCGATGATCGGCGCGCGGCTGTGCGGCCCTCCGGGCGCGTTCATGGCGGTCATGGGCATCCTAGTGCCCGGTCTGACCACCATGCTCGCCGCCGCCGCCCTCACGCTCAGCGGCGGGACGGCCCTGCCACCAGTCGTGCAGAGCGGACTGCGCGGGGCCGCCTGTGCCGCGCTGGCGGTCATGGTAAGCGCCGTGATTCCCGTCGTGAAGGTCGGCCTAGGTGTCCGGGGCGGCCTGGTGCTGGCAGGGCTGACATTCGTGGGGCTGGGCGTGCTGCGGCTCAACCTGCTTCCCGTCTTCGCCTTCCTGGTCGGTGCCGGCCTGATCCTCAACCGGCCCCGCCGGACGCCGCCCCCACAGGACGACCCCCATGTCTGA
- a CDS encoding chromate transporter, giving the protein MSEPGAWPLFLEFARLGLISFGGTNIAEMERVLVGEHHWITAATLANGFALGQLMPGPNMLAVTYYGFAAARLSGALAATLGFYGPTALLSAAAALVWRRFSTHPWLVAFRDALLPFGAGVLLAGVLVLGRTSIHSWAGAAIALLAFVILWRSKVNSVIVVIGAAILGALLGL; this is encoded by the coding sequence ATGTCTGAACCCGGCGCGTGGCCCCTGTTCCTGGAGTTCGCCCGGCTGGGGCTGATTTCCTTCGGCGGCACCAATATCGCGGAGATGGAACGCGTGCTGGTCGGGGAGCACCACTGGATCACGGCGGCAACCCTCGCCAACGGCTTCGCCCTCGGGCAGCTGATGCCCGGCCCGAACATGCTGGCGGTCACCTATTACGGCTTCGCCGCCGCCAGACTGAGCGGCGCCCTGGCCGCCACCCTGGGCTTCTACGGCCCCACAGCCCTCCTCAGCGCCGCCGCCGCCCTGGTGTGGCGGCGCTTCAGCACCCACCCGTGGCTGGTCGCCTTCCGCGACGCCCTCCTCCCCTTCGGAGCAGGCGTGCTACTGGCCGGGGTACTCGTGCTCGGCCGAACTAGCATCCATTCCTGGGCCGGAGCGGCCATCGCCCTGCTGGCCTTCGTGATCCTCTGGCGTTCTAAGGTGAACTCGGTAATTGTTGTCATCGGCGCGGCGATTCTCGGAGCGCTGCTAGGGTTGTAG
- the radA gene encoding DNA repair protein RadA: MAKVAAKYVCTSCGYQASKPLGRCPNCQAWNSFEEDMPSAVAPKARGGAYGGITGGKLTPLSGVGRREEPRTSSGILELDRVLGGGLVAGGVTLIGGEPGIGKSTLLLQVADRVARAGGTVLYVAGEESLEQIRLRADRLGVTAEIQLTRDTRAEHIAGLMQEHRPALCIVDSIQTVTVEGEGAPGGVAQVRDGTSMLTRAAKETGTATVLVGHVTKDGTVAGPKVMEHIVDTTVFLETVGAFRLLRSVKNRFGQAGELGVFEMRGEGLIAVENPSEAFLAERPVGVPGSVVAATVDGQRPMLLEVQALASKTPYPNARRVVVGLDPRRVDVVLAVLERRLDLTLGGLDIYVNLAGGLKVLDPGLDLAIALAVYSAVVGRALPGNVAVFGEVGLAGEVRSTQASQRRAEEAGRAGYTRLVVPPGLSGHAGVKSVEEAVGQVWQTAGT; the protein is encoded by the coding sequence GTGGCTAAAGTCGCCGCGAAGTACGTCTGTACCAGTTGTGGCTACCAGGCCAGCAAGCCGCTGGGCCGCTGCCCGAACTGCCAGGCGTGGAACTCCTTCGAGGAGGACATGCCGTCGGCCGTCGCCCCGAAGGCGCGTGGCGGGGCCTACGGGGGGATCACCGGCGGGAAACTCACGCCGCTGTCCGGGGTGGGCCGGCGCGAGGAACCACGGACCTCCAGCGGCATCCTGGAACTCGACCGGGTGCTGGGCGGCGGACTGGTGGCGGGCGGCGTCACCCTGATCGGTGGGGAGCCGGGCATCGGCAAGAGCACGCTGCTGCTGCAGGTCGCCGACCGGGTGGCCCGTGCGGGCGGCACGGTGCTGTACGTGGCCGGCGAGGAGTCGCTGGAGCAGATCCGGCTGCGGGCCGACCGGCTGGGCGTGACCGCCGAGATTCAGCTCACGCGCGACACCCGCGCCGAGCACATCGCCGGACTCATGCAGGAGCACCGGCCCGCGCTGTGCATCGTCGACTCCATCCAGACCGTCACGGTCGAGGGCGAGGGTGCTCCCGGCGGCGTGGCCCAGGTGCGCGACGGGACGTCGATGCTCACCCGCGCTGCCAAGGAAACCGGCACGGCCACGGTGCTCGTTGGTCACGTCACGAAAGACGGGACCGTCGCCGGGCCGAAGGTCATGGAACATATCGTCGATACCACCGTGTTCCTCGAGACGGTCGGCGCGTTCCGGCTGCTCCGCAGCGTCAAGAACCGCTTCGGGCAGGCCGGTGAACTCGGCGTGTTTGAAATGCGCGGCGAGGGCCTGATCGCCGTCGAGAACCCATCCGAGGCCTTCCTGGCCGAGCGTCCGGTCGGCGTGCCCGGCAGCGTCGTCGCCGCCACCGTGGACGGTCAACGCCCCATGCTCCTCGAAGTCCAGGCCCTCGCCAGCAAGACCCCTTATCCGAATGCCCGGCGGGTCGTCGTGGGGCTCGATCCACGCCGCGTGGACGTGGTGCTGGCCGTACTGGAACGCCGCCTCGACCTCACCCTGGGCGGCCTGGACATCTACGTGAACCTCGCCGGCGGCCTGAAGGTGCTTGACCCGGGACTGGATCTGGCCATTGCCCTGGCCGTGTACTCGGCTGTCGTGGGCCGAGCCCTCCCCGGCAACGTGGCCGTGTTCGGCGAGGTCGGTCTGGCCGGCGAGGTGCGCTCCACTCAGGCCTCCCAACGTCGCGCGGAGGAAGCCGGACGGGCTGGGTACACGCGGCTGGTCGTCCCCCCTGGATTATCAGGGCATGCAGGCGTGAAAAGCGTCGAGGAAGCGGTCGGGCAGGTATGGCAGACGGCGGGAACGTAG
- a CDS encoding DUF2087 domain-containing protein, with product MTKSIAAFQDEHGRITGWPSDRRRAHQLAILDYLTGLFDPGVSYDQGQVDQILADHSTVDDPTLLLRELVEGDYLATADGVYWRADGRPGARG from the coding sequence ATGACGAAAAGTATTGCCGCATTCCAGGACGAACACGGGCGCATCACGGGCTGGCCCAGTGACCGCCGCCGTGCCCACCAACTGGCGATCCTGGATTACCTGACGGGGCTGTTCGATCCCGGCGTGTCCTACGACCAGGGGCAGGTGGACCAGATCCTCGCCGACCACAGCACCGTGGACGACCCGACCCTGTTGCTGCGCGAACTCGTGGAGGGCGATTACCTCGCCACCGCCGACGGCGTGTACTGGCGCGCCGACGGCCGTCCGGGGGCCCGTGGCTAA
- a CDS encoding serine hydrolase — MAVHWFACPRMVAVCLILSGIGAATPPLPTLAPTCGKSPTVDLTPSVLPPVVTGRVAFYAAEYDPASLRVLRSMGLGRLNEVQPIASTYKSLVVEAALRDVDSGRLRLTTLFTTTAATRSIEAYPPGTNTLAFLAKRAILQSDNTAGDLLQRAVGTQRLARSIRDRSPCTTVLLTGKATWAAQGDLQGAVLNGDLLAGAQQYAALPFEERLAVATRLNANAMTFTGPEVERAIDSYFRGPLYDARIDLAFQHTSTAKAYADLTARVYGGNNLKPATRRVLRTLLDQGCCRPNTPTLKATYWGAKAGSGWRLLTLTGRVETPGGRIFAYAYLNDGSDTLESEDMEAQIPAVVAWVERNLLVLAQN; from the coding sequence GTGGCCGTCCACTGGTTTGCCTGTCCGCGTATGGTCGCCGTGTGCTTGATCCTGTCGGGCATCGGCGCGGCAACTCCTCCGCTTCCCACCTTGGCTCCGACGTGTGGCAAGTCGCCGACTGTCGACCTCACGCCGTCCGTGCTGCCTCCGGTGGTCACGGGGCGGGTGGCCTTCTATGCCGCCGAGTACGATCCCGCCAGCCTGCGGGTTCTCCGGAGCATGGGCCTGGGCCGCCTGAATGAGGTGCAGCCCATCGCCAGCACCTACAAGTCCCTAGTGGTCGAGGCGGCGCTCAGGGACGTCGACTCCGGTCGGTTGAGGTTGACCACGCTGTTCACCACCACGGCCGCCACCCGCAGCATCGAGGCGTATCCACCCGGCACCAACACCCTGGCCTTCCTGGCGAAACGCGCGATCCTCCAGAGCGACAACACGGCGGGCGACCTCCTCCAGCGAGCCGTCGGCACGCAGCGCCTGGCGCGCTCAATCCGGGATCGAAGTCCGTGTACGACGGTGCTTCTCACGGGCAAGGCGACGTGGGCCGCGCAGGGCGACCTGCAGGGCGCCGTCCTGAATGGCGATCTGCTGGCTGGGGCCCAGCAATACGCCGCCCTGCCCTTCGAGGAGCGCCTGGCCGTCGCCACGCGACTGAACGCGAACGCGATGACCTTTACCGGGCCGGAGGTCGAGCGGGCCATCGACTCGTATTTCCGTGGCCCGCTGTACGACGCGCGCATCGACCTCGCGTTCCAGCACACGAGTACAGCGAAGGCGTACGCCGACCTGACCGCGCGGGTCTACGGAGGGAACAACCTGAAGCCCGCGACCCGGCGCGTCCTGCGTACCTTGCTGGATCAGGGGTGCTGCCGCCCGAACACCCCAACCCTGAAGGCCACGTACTGGGGCGCGAAGGCCGGAAGTGGCTGGCGGCTGCTCACGTTGACTGGACGGGTCGAGACACCGGGCGGCCGCATCTTCGCCTATGCCTACCTGAACGACGGCAGCGATACCCTGGAATCCGAGGATATGGAAGCACAGATTCCGGCGGTGGTCGCGTGGGTCGAGCGGAACCTGCTGGTGCTGGCGCAGAACTGA